The following proteins are encoded in a genomic region of Gemmatimonas sp. UBA7669:
- a CDS encoding penicillin acylase family protein: MARSFASGLALLALGLGTTWLGVRGAGPVPPLNALLSPSVGLWMNTVGDLPAEASARIPSLGADVDIRYDHRSVPHIFARNELDAVRALGYVVARDRLFQLELQSRAGEGTLTELVGEAALPADQETRRLGMPRAAELRTQGMDSTGMLYQVLKAYADGINAYREALPASQWPVEYKLLRKAPREWLPVHSMHLLNRMGYTLAHSPLELDYLQARALVGADAARAMWDASSPVQEPIQPAPRREPVEALTALPAPGAPDTAAARLVASLLAPRTGKSTGTTHSGSLLAWQRDHVLADSSNEVRFALKQERAFASNNWAVAPSRSASGLALLAGDPHLELTLPSIWFEVHLVVSGRMDVGGVTIPGLPGVTIGYTRAFAWSFTNTGADVMDFWREAVDNVDRPTSYELDGKREPLVDTRIETYRDAAGRVLATDTVYYTHRGPMSRQGNEWVSMRWTVLEAGNELLGFFNGLQATTATAFLDSLAAYYTAPAQNMIVADTAGTIAIRSTGRHPIRAGKARGLDLFDGRTRATDWMGFRAVSQYPQSVNPTQGYLASANQEPIDPAFDSLYLGVDEHYEVWRALQINRLLRADSAVTPDAMRRYHTDPGSVRAERFAAAFVASATRRSEAGDTSASLRAARDMLAAWDKRYTRDNTGARLFETAMARAQALVWDEFIPPGKTAAAVRPSETRLLQLLGDSNSAWWDDRRTSDVAEDRDRLLARALTAAYDTLVVQFGNPAETPWTWGRVAPARPRHLLRLDAFSAAPTPIDGGRGTLNPSVGSAFANFGASWRMVVEMDKTPRVMAVYPGGQSGNPASSRFLDRLPKWASGTLDTLLVPRTPDELPPARTRATLRLTR; this comes from the coding sequence ATGGCTCGCTCCTTCGCTTCCGGTCTGGCCCTGCTCGCCCTCGGACTCGGCACCACCTGGCTTGGTGTCCGTGGCGCTGGCCCCGTTCCCCCGCTCAACGCCCTGCTCTCGCCCTCGGTGGGCCTGTGGATGAACACTGTCGGCGACCTGCCCGCCGAGGCCAGCGCGCGCATTCCGTCGCTTGGTGCCGACGTGGACATCCGCTACGACCATCGGAGTGTCCCGCACATCTTCGCGCGCAACGAACTCGACGCCGTACGCGCGCTGGGCTACGTGGTGGCGCGCGACCGGCTGTTCCAGCTCGAGCTGCAATCACGCGCCGGTGAGGGCACACTCACGGAACTGGTGGGTGAAGCCGCGCTGCCGGCCGATCAGGAGACACGTCGTCTTGGCATGCCGCGCGCGGCCGAACTGCGCACGCAGGGCATGGACAGCACGGGCATGCTGTATCAGGTCCTCAAGGCATACGCGGACGGCATCAATGCCTATCGCGAGGCGTTGCCCGCTTCGCAGTGGCCGGTGGAGTACAAGTTGCTGCGCAAGGCGCCGCGGGAATGGTTGCCGGTGCACAGCATGCATCTGCTCAACCGCATGGGCTACACGCTGGCGCATTCGCCGCTCGAACTCGACTACTTGCAGGCACGCGCATTGGTTGGCGCCGACGCCGCCCGCGCCATGTGGGATGCGTCGTCGCCCGTGCAGGAACCCATTCAGCCAGCGCCGCGCCGTGAGCCCGTCGAGGCGCTTACAGCGCTGCCAGCGCCCGGAGCCCCTGACACGGCGGCGGCTCGCCTGGTGGCCTCGCTGCTTGCACCGCGCACGGGCAAGAGCACGGGTACAACACACAGCGGCTCGCTGCTGGCCTGGCAGCGCGACCATGTGCTGGCCGACTCCAGCAACGAGGTCCGTTTTGCACTGAAGCAGGAGCGTGCCTTCGCCAGCAACAACTGGGCGGTGGCGCCCTCACGCAGTGCGAGCGGCCTGGCGTTGCTGGCCGGTGATCCGCACCTCGAACTCACGTTGCCGAGTATCTGGTTTGAGGTGCATCTCGTTGTGTCGGGGCGCATGGACGTGGGTGGTGTAACCATTCCGGGATTGCCCGGTGTGACCATTGGCTACACACGCGCCTTCGCCTGGAGCTTCACCAACACCGGCGCCGATGTCATGGACTTCTGGCGTGAGGCGGTGGACAACGTCGACCGACCCACGAGCTACGAACTCGACGGCAAGCGTGAGCCGCTGGTGGACACGCGCATCGAGACCTATCGCGATGCAGCGGGGCGCGTGCTGGCCACCGACACCGTGTACTACACGCATCGTGGCCCCATGTCGCGCCAGGGCAACGAGTGGGTGTCCATGCGCTGGACCGTGCTCGAGGCGGGCAACGAGCTGCTGGGTTTCTTCAACGGCCTGCAGGCGACAACGGCCACCGCGTTTCTCGATTCGCTCGCGGCGTACTACACGGCGCCGGCGCAGAACATGATCGTGGCCGACACCGCCGGGACCATTGCCATTCGCTCCACCGGCCGTCATCCCATTCGCGCGGGCAAGGCGCGCGGTCTTGATCTCTTTGACGGGCGCACCCGCGCCACGGACTGGATGGGCTTCCGCGCGGTGTCGCAGTATCCGCAGAGCGTGAATCCGACGCAGGGTTATCTCGCCTCGGCCAATCAGGAGCCCATCGACCCCGCCTTCGATTCCCTGTACCTCGGTGTGGACGAACACTACGAAGTCTGGCGTGCGTTGCAGATCAATCGCCTGCTGCGCGCCGACTCCGCTGTCACACCTGACGCCATGCGACGCTACCATACTGACCCTGGCAGCGTGCGCGCCGAACGATTTGCTGCGGCGTTTGTTGCATCGGCCACGCGTCGTTCAGAGGCCGGCGATACCTCGGCCTCGTTGCGGGCCGCGCGGGACATGCTCGCGGCATGGGATAAGCGATACACCCGCGACAACACCGGCGCGCGGCTGTTCGAAACGGCCATGGCGCGCGCGCAGGCGCTCGTGTGGGATGAGTTCATCCCGCCTGGCAAGACGGCAGCTGCGGTGCGCCCGTCGGAGACACGTCTGCTGCAGTTGCTGGGCGATTCCAATAGCGCGTGGTGGGATGACCGCCGCACCAGCGACGTCGCCGAAGACCGCGATCGACTACTCGCTCGCGCACTGACGGCCGCGTACGACACGCTGGTCGTGCAGTTCGGCAATCCCGCAGAAACGCCGTGGACCTGGGGCCGTGTCGCACCAGCGCGTCCGCGGCATCTGTTGCGGCTCGACGCGTTCTCGGCTGCGCCCACACCAATTGACGGCGGCCGCGGCACGCTCAATCCAAGCGTGGGCTCGGCGTTTGCCAACTTTGGCGCGTCGTGGCGCATGGTCGTGGAAATGGACAAGACGCCGCGCGTGATGGCGGTGTACCCGGGTGGGCAGAGCGGCAATCCGGCCAGTTCGCGCTTTCTTGACCGCTTGCCCAAGTGGGCCAGCGGGACGCTCGACACCCTGCTTGTTCCGCGCACCCCCGACGAATTGCCGCCGGCGCGCACCCGCGCCACGCTCCGTCTCACTCGCTGA
- a CDS encoding sigma-70 family RNA polymerase sigma factor, with amino-acid sequence MDQLDRLFREYHEPLLRYLTRRLGDRDAAEELAQETFVRAMRHGPVQRERAWLFAVASNLARDDARRSARTRHRLTLLRSELDAEGGEARDAEVFRLEAQAEATADRVREQALARAAVDALAERDRLALLMREEGLDYHEIAAALGLSVGSVGTTLSRARRRLMDVYESLQRESARATEGAGTGGAVTARGGHDVA; translated from the coding sequence ATGGACCAACTCGACCGACTGTTCCGCGAATATCACGAGCCCCTGCTGCGCTATCTGACGCGCCGGCTGGGTGATCGTGATGCGGCGGAAGAACTCGCGCAGGAAACCTTCGTGCGCGCCATGCGGCACGGGCCCGTACAACGCGAACGCGCCTGGCTTTTTGCCGTGGCCAGCAATCTTGCCCGAGATGACGCGCGTCGTAGCGCACGGACGCGGCATCGACTCACGCTACTGCGTAGTGAGCTGGATGCCGAGGGGGGCGAGGCGCGCGACGCCGAGGTGTTTCGCCTTGAAGCGCAGGCTGAGGCCACGGCCGACCGCGTGCGCGAACAGGCGTTGGCGCGCGCAGCGGTGGATGCACTGGCTGAGCGTGACCGACTGGCGCTGCTCATGCGCGAAGAAGGACTGGACTATCACGAGATTGCCGCGGCCCTTGGGCTCAGTGTGGGCAGTGTGGGCACCACACTGTCACGGGCCCGCCGGCGGCTCATGGACGTTTACGAGTCGCTGCAGCGCGAGAGTGCGCGCGCGACCGAAGGTGCAGGCACCGGAGGCGCGGTCACCGCGCGAGGAGGACACGATGTCGCATGA